The following are from one region of the Veillonella nakazawae genome:
- the cydD gene encoding thiol reductant ABC exporter subunit CydD: MIQRTAFKALLEHKGQLLLLGLTCLVESLAIVGQAWFFGTLINNFIFSENTLHDERYSIIYLGIAIIVRLLAHYIQESVANRLGSAVKATFRERALEHMFKLGVQHKERHGDVIHMLTDGLEQVDAYVARYIPQILYAIMIPLIMGIAIVDTLPIIGIILIITVPLIPFFMILIGKQADRLNKEQWERMSFLSGHFLDVLQGITTLKLFGRAKDQIKVISRLSEEFKDSTLRVLRVAFLSALVLELVSTISTALIAVYLGLTLLDGEISFFSAFFILLLAPEFYTPFRQLGAAFHTGMAGKTSILKYEEFMNRQPSLPIGGQSQLKGKVQAIEIKDLTFTYEDSENGVQHISLVAKRNFPIMLVGESGAGKSTIAHIIGGFLTAPKGSVTIDGLDLCDIDIEWWRQQITYVSQHPHIMKGTLREVLSFGMDVSDKEILDACKEVQLLDVISRHADGLDAVIGEGGLGLSGGERQRVALARAFLRKGQVLILDEVTAHLDVKTEAIISSAIKRLMDNKIVIIIGHRLQTMHWASTLYVLKHGHIIQQGSYAKLLSVDGYFKDLVTSGLGEFSSTIEEQLKTEKSFSLEHREEIDNSICVDNQDAYVLGQDTIQTPEVSTSKTGIQGWKLLFTVLSPAKWSLVLALIFTFLTVFMNVGLLTVSAWLLASAALQPGLTYLSLAIVGVRFFGVSRAVCRYFERYTSHRMAFQGLYGLRVWFYAHLEPLAPAILKRFGAGDMLGRIMGDIEVLQFFYLRTLIPPAAAITLTILVAYGVSTIDNSLVAPIVLAAFILGLVLPLVVYAHNKQSLTAIGPQQGEYKSLLSDTMDSLEDVISYGNEQLVYDRIQHMMSTVDANKGIIERGMNLGNTLFLGGVQITVVIVAILAANALTGAWASVMVAVAAIGTQAWFEALQPMIAAVHHGAESKVATSRLIALADEPIPVVEPNAPKPFNANREITFTDVSFGYDAHRRIYEHLRLDIKQGQSIAIVGASGSGKTTLFNMLERLYDYSGSIHVGDVELKDISIDTWRNALGTITQDTYIFHASFEDNIRLARPDALEADLEYAIDCASLRSVVERLPDGIHTIVGSGGHGLSGGERQRVALARLFLRKPQVVLLDEPLEGLDQVTRKALHRDLMEYVQDKTCLYITHQLEGLEHMDRILFMDKGQIIEDGTYEELIALRGHFYEYCYLSMASIQ, encoded by the coding sequence ATGATACAGCGTACTGCTTTTAAAGCGCTGCTAGAACATAAAGGTCAGCTATTACTACTTGGATTAACCTGCTTAGTAGAGAGTTTGGCTATTGTTGGGCAAGCTTGGTTCTTTGGAACCTTAATTAATAATTTTATATTTTCAGAGAATACCTTACATGATGAAAGGTATTCTATTATCTATTTAGGAATTGCTATTATTGTAAGATTGCTTGCACATTATATACAAGAATCCGTAGCAAATCGATTAGGTAGTGCAGTAAAAGCAACCTTTAGAGAACGGGCCTTAGAGCATATGTTTAAACTTGGTGTGCAACATAAGGAACGCCATGGCGATGTGATACATATGCTTACTGATGGATTAGAGCAAGTAGATGCTTATGTAGCTCGTTATATTCCTCAAATTTTATATGCTATTATGATTCCTCTTATTATGGGGATTGCTATTGTAGATACATTACCTATTATTGGTATCATTCTAATTATCACCGTACCATTAATTCCATTCTTTATGATCTTAATTGGTAAGCAAGCGGATCGTCTTAATAAAGAACAGTGGGAGCGTATGAGCTTCTTATCTGGTCATTTTCTTGATGTATTGCAAGGTATTACAACATTAAAACTTTTTGGTCGTGCAAAGGATCAAATTAAGGTTATTAGTCGTTTATCTGAGGAGTTTAAAGACTCTACATTACGAGTATTGCGTGTGGCATTTTTATCTGCTCTAGTTCTTGAGCTCGTAAGTACTATTAGTACAGCATTGATTGCGGTATACCTGGGCTTAACATTATTGGATGGTGAAATCTCATTCTTTTCAGCTTTCTTTATTTTGCTATTAGCGCCAGAGTTCTATACGCCATTTAGACAATTGGGGGCTGCATTCCATACGGGTATGGCAGGTAAGACCTCGATTTTAAAATACGAAGAGTTTATGAATCGCCAGCCATCGCTGCCTATAGGTGGTCAATCTCAACTTAAAGGTAAGGTACAAGCAATTGAAATTAAGGATTTAACGTTTACCTATGAAGATAGTGAAAATGGTGTACAACATATTTCATTAGTGGCTAAACGTAATTTTCCGATCATGCTTGTTGGTGAAAGTGGGGCAGGGAAATCTACAATTGCCCATATTATTGGGGGATTTTTGACTGCTCCTAAAGGCAGTGTTACTATAGATGGTCTTGATCTATGTGACATCGATATTGAGTGGTGGCGCCAACAAATTACCTATGTATCTCAACATCCACACATTATGAAAGGCACCTTGCGTGAGGTTCTATCCTTTGGCATGGATGTAAGTGATAAAGAAATTCTTGATGCTTGTAAAGAGGTTCAACTCTTAGATGTCATCAGTCGTCATGCTGACGGTCTTGATGCGGTCATCGGAGAAGGTGGTTTAGGTCTAAGTGGTGGTGAGCGTCAACGGGTTGCCTTAGCACGTGCATTTTTGCGAAAGGGTCAAGTGTTAATTCTCGATGAGGTGACGGCACATCTTGATGTAAAAACAGAAGCTATTATAAGCAGTGCTATCAAACGTTTGATGGATAATAAAATCGTCATTATCATTGGTCATCGTCTACAAACGATGCATTGGGCATCTACACTATACGTTTTGAAACATGGACATATTATTCAACAAGGTTCTTATGCGAAGCTTCTCTCAGTAGATGGTTATTTTAAGGACCTTGTTACCTCTGGTTTAGGTGAATTTTCTTCAACTATCGAAGAACAATTAAAAACAGAAAAGTCATTTAGCTTAGAACATAGAGAAGAGATTGATAATTCAATTTGTGTAGATAATCAAGATGCTTACGTATTGGGGCAAGATACAATACAGACTCCTGAGGTTTCAACTTCTAAGACGGGCATACAAGGATGGAAATTATTATTTACTGTACTGAGTCCTGCAAAGTGGTCGTTAGTATTAGCTTTGATTTTTACATTCTTAACGGTATTTATGAATGTGGGCTTATTAACTGTGTCTGCATGGTTATTGGCATCAGCTGCATTGCAACCGGGTCTTACTTATTTGAGCCTTGCTATTGTGGGCGTCCGCTTCTTTGGTGTCAGTCGTGCTGTATGTCGTTATTTTGAACGGTATACATCTCATCGTATGGCGTTCCAAGGTCTGTATGGTTTGCGTGTATGGTTTTATGCTCATTTAGAACCATTGGCGCCGGCTATTCTTAAACGTTTTGGCGCAGGGGATATGCTAGGCCGTATTATGGGGGATATAGAGGTACTACAATTTTTCTACTTGCGTACGTTGATTCCGCCTGCAGCAGCCATTACTTTAACTATTTTAGTTGCCTATGGTGTATCTACGATTGATAATAGTTTGGTTGCGCCTATAGTTTTAGCAGCCTTTATATTAGGTCTAGTTTTGCCTTTAGTTGTATATGCTCATAACAAACAATCGTTGACGGCGATTGGACCTCAACAAGGGGAATATAAATCCTTATTAAGTGATACCATGGATAGCTTGGAGGATGTCATTAGCTACGGCAATGAACAGTTAGTATACGATCGTATTCAACATATGATGAGTACTGTGGATGCTAATAAAGGTATTATCGAGCGAGGCATGAACTTAGGCAATACGCTGTTCCTAGGTGGAGTCCAAATTACAGTTGTCATTGTAGCCATATTGGCAGCCAATGCGTTGACCGGAGCTTGGGCCAGTGTTATGGTAGCAGTTGCTGCTATTGGTACACAAGCTTGGTTTGAGGCCTTACAACCTATGATTGCTGCCGTTCATCATGGTGCTGAAAGTAAAGTGGCTACAAGTCGTCTCATAGCACTTGCAGATGAGCCAATTCCAGTAGTGGAACCAAACGCACCAAAACCATTTAATGCTAATCGGGAGATTACATTTACTGATGTATCCTTTGGTTATGATGCGCATCGTCGTATTTATGAACATCTTAGATTAGACATTAAACAAGGTCAATCGATTGCTATTGTTGGCGCTAGTGGATCTGGTAAGACTACATTGTTTAATATGCTTGAGCGATTATATGACTACAGTGGCTCAATCCATGTTGGTGATGTAGAGTTAAAGGATATTTCTATCGATACATGGCGTAATGCTTTAGGCACGATAACGCAAGATACATATATTTTCCATGCGTCCTTTGAAGATAATATTCGACTAGCAAGACCGGATGCTTTAGAAGCTGATTTAGAGTATGCTATTGATTGTGCTTCGTTGCGCTCTGTAGTGGAACGCTTGCCAGATGGTATTCATACGATTGTTGGTAGTGGTGGTCATGGCCTAAGTGGTGGTGAACGACAACGGGTTGCTTTAGCTCGACTATTCTTGCGAAAACCTCAAGTTGTTTTGTTAGATGAACCATTAGAAGGTTTAGACCAAGTAACGAGGAAGGCTCTGCATCGTGATTTGATGGAATATGTACAGGATAAAACATGCTTATATATTACACATCAGTTAGAAGGATTAGAGCATATGGACCGTATCTTATTTATGGATAAAGGTCAAATTATAGAAGATGGAACTTAC